DNA sequence from the Acipenser ruthenus chromosome 20, fAciRut3.2 maternal haplotype, whole genome shotgun sequence genome:
GCTGTGCAGCTGGGCGCAATAAAATGGGAACCGCTAAAAGGATGAAACTATATTACCCTGGTTCAATCATGCAATGACTGTCGAGGCTGTATAACACgtgaaataaaaagacaaaactgGCACACTTGGAAAAGAGTGTTTCTAGTGGAAATATTTGCCTATACCAACCTGTATTTAGaatataaatccttttttttatatattgcaggAGAATTGTTGCCAAATTACCCACAATTGCAACCAATGAATCCCACTCACGTTGGCGATAGTAGCAACTGTGTTGTAGAAGTTAATGAAATTACTTTGCGATTAGTTTCTGAATAATATAACGTGGCTTTATAGCACTCCAGGAAAGACCTGTTGCCATCCCTATGTCTTTGAAGCCCCAAACGGAAACCTTAAAAGTGCGTTTAACTAACCGAAAAATGGCTTTTGAATTGTAATGGAGTGCTGCTAATTTCTAGTCCCTGCTCTCCCAAGGGGATCAATTGAGTTATTTATGAAGTCATTTCTGCCGCCCCGTGCCTCACCTCCACCTCATGTGGAGGGTTCAAATCAAGGCATGCATATTCTGAGAGCGTGTAACAGGAGCGGGTATCGCACCAGCACGATAACCACACTCCACCGAGCAGCTTCTAAAATCGAATGGAACTGTTCTTTATTAATATACTGCCTATTCAGGCCGCCAGCAAATCATTTCAGCTCCAAGATTAATTGTATCTAAAGCATTGCTTTTTCAAGATCTTCTTTAGACCTTTATACTTGAGAATTACTatatgcatgtttttgttttaaattttgtaattaaaacaacaaatgtgTAGAATAATGATCTTGGAGTTAGCTGTTGCAAGGACTCTGTAAAGCTTGCAGGGCAGTTTAGCGAGAGGCACAAAGGGGTCTGCATTTGGAAATGAATGGCACCCAACTCCCATTATGTTACATCAAGGGTTAAAAACCCGCTCGTGTTATCTAGAAGTGTAAAATGCCATTTGAGTAACAGATCCCGGATTGTGATTTGttctgttaaatacagtaagCTTGCCTAACAAAGTGATCTATGCTTCTTTCTTAAACATGAGACCTTTACATTTGGCGAGAAAAACATCTGCACACAAAGCTACCAGGCCTCGTCCAAGCCTTAGCATAAGAAAGCcgggaatgaaaaataaaatggaaaaacccTTTTGATCTTTAAGCTTTGTTTTAATGGTCTATTAACGTCACAAATATTTATCCAATGCATTAATCTCAAGGATAAATACAAACAACATAAAGGCGTCTAATATCAACATTGAGTTTTGaagtttgttttgcatttcatgGGAAGTTTAAATGTTTGTATTAAGATTACCGGTACATTTAAAATGCGATTACACTTCATTTGTAGCATTCCTTACAAAATGCCTACATTTGAGTTCATATGTCTTCTTGAAAAACTACATTCATTTGGTCTAATAATGTTCTGCTTAGTTTTCTCCATGTTGTAAGTTATGAAAACCAGgactgtccacacacacacacacacacacacacacacacacacacacacacacacacacacgcacacacacacgtcagAATTACGTGTATATATTATGTTTTATCGTGTCTGCATTAACACGTCGATGATTGCTTCTTTATTTGGGCAATTACATTAGTTATTTGTGCGTGCTGGTCCCTAACGCGCGCAGTTAAAGACCATATCCAGTGGAAAATGCGGCGGTAAATTAGTATGAAATTGGAATCAGATTCTCACAGTGTGTGGTTGAGAGCTATGCCCAGGGGCTGGTCGACAGGGCAGGGCTATTCAGTTCATTCTATCCCCACGTCACGCTGCTGAAGCGGGTGCAGCCCGGAGCCAAGGACCCCCATGCTTTAACAGCGTTTCAATTTTCTGCTTTGAAACAGGCAAAGAGCGCCAATTCCTATTTCCTGATAACAAAAGGAAACGGCCATGCAATTCCCTCGACTTCAAGTTGGCAATACAAATATCTTTACACAAGATCTTGAAAACTGACCCTGTAGATTCCAATCTGATTATGATTGTACCCATGCTACGGAGATTATTGCAATCTATGTGTCAGATCCAAAAGACTTCGCTACACAACTCTATTACAGTAATGCGTGGTTTCTTGAATAACAATAAAAGACAGATATGTTAAAATCGGCTACTTTGCAATCATAAACCCACTGCATTATAACTCCTGGAGTCTATAAGGCTAGGATCACCAGGTCGGCAGATCCATTGTACTGTAATGCTTGATAATCACGTGGTCTAGAAAATGGAATAGCAGCTTCAGAACTAACATTACTACTAGTCTTTTGGGGGTTCATACACGTGTTCCAGGTAGTCAAAGTACATTATCAATTATTGTCTACGCAGCCGTTATATCCGATTTAATTTCTGTTataacccccccccacacacacacccaactataggctatttaaaaatatgtctTTATAAAAAGTGTCCGTATTGTATTCCGCATCGTTTAGAGGATAGACGTTTTAATATGTTGCGACGTGGGAAGCAGGGTTCCCAGGGTATTCTCCTTTATTTTCCTAAAGTGGAAAATCGGAGTGTAGGATTCAAAAGCCGAGAGGCGTTCCTCCGATTTTCCTCGCTTCATATTTTGCAGCAGAAAAAAATATGCTGGATGTGTCGGCGTGAATGCGGCTGCTGGTGCTTGTAGGAGCACAAAGACATTTTGAACAGCTCAACActttccaaactttttttttgtttttgttcctttcTTACCGCTCCAAGGAACAATTTGTTATATTGCTCTCGAATCCCCCTGGCATCTGTTCATGAACAGAGGAACAGTTTTTACCATATAATTCAAGGACAGTCGGATACGTTCAAATGACGCATGTTTAAAAGTGGTTGTTATAGGCAGGTATTGTTTAATCTGCGTGGTCGCTCCATACAGGTGACGTTACAAGTGAATTGACACCTTGATTGGAGTCGAGGGACTTTTCAGTGGGCACTAAAGAGGCCTTGCGCATGTTTAGTGTGGATTGGGTAATTTGCGCATAGTGGATAATTGTCTCTTGAGTTATACTGCTTAGTCGCTTGGTTCTTGTTTGTTAAGATTAACAGGTGTGAACCGCACAGCTAAGCAATTGCACAAAAACACGGCGATCCCTTCATTGGCGAGATAAGGCAAGAGAGTGTGGTTTAGGTTTTCAACCATCTTCTGAGTATGTGAAGAGTGACGCACAGTAAAGACACCCGGTCAGCACTTAGGGTCTCAAAGTATATCAGAAATTGTAGTATCggttgtattgttttgtaaataaatagcCAACAGTTAAGATTATATTTAAACGCATACTTCCATAATGTCACCTTGGAGCTTTCGAAAACGCTAGAATACACAACGTGTGTGGCTTCTAGAATTTTACGCATAGAACTTTACCGCAAAATTGGTATGAAATCGCTATTTGTTGCAAACAGTGTGTGGCATTGGGAGGGACTCCATATGTCATACTAGACCGCATCATTGAAAGGATTATTTCCTCGTTTCACGGTACACCTCGACGGGAAGCACCATGCCAGTAGCTTCAATGTCCTAACAAAGTGGCAATTTACTGTTTCACATTTTCGCATACCCTCAGGGAACAAGCTTTCCGTTTCCCGCTGCGATATAGCCATTGTAAACCCACAGGCCAATAAACCAATGGCATATCAttctggtattatttatttatttatttatttatttatttatttaattgttcaaAATAGATGCAATTTGTCGTtagcatttttgtattttctttaaatcaAACCAATTCTAGGGAATGGTGAAATTGTTTACTAGACCTTTCCCAAGGACAGCTCCTTTGTCTCTCCGAGTGTGGAGAATCGCAGAGTATGGTTGAAAGAATGAAGGCGTCCAGTCGATTCACCTCACGTCAGGATGCTCAGAGTTGGGGACAAATGCTTTAAAATTGCCGAGGCATTTGTGAAGTAATTGTCTCGGCTCATAAAGTGTATTAAAGTGGCAGCTGTTCGGTATGTTACAATAAGAAACGCGCCTTGTCAAGATGACATTAAAGATAGACCCTTCCAACAGCCCCACGTACCATCATTTCCACTGGAGGACAATCCGTGTAACCGGTACCGCCAGCTTAGACAGAATGTACGGGTGCCTGTAGGTTAGATCTTTCTGGAATACCTGCAATATCACATTAAACCCATTATACTGAATTTAGAACCACACCCAAAGAAACCAGAATTATTATCCCAGCAAGAACTCAATAAAACTAATAACACGTATTCTACTGAACGACTACACGCTCTCATTTCTCTTAAGGAGAAATACAATCCAAAATctaccaagaaaaaaaacaaactcagcTATActtaagaacagaagaaaagtttTGCGAACGCGAAAAGGCCATTCGATATAGCTCAGTTTAGCATATATTTAACTGAGGACAACACAGTGTATCATTAGTTAATGGTATGTGGAAGGTTAACGGAACTTgtgttaaaattaaaattaattcattgtttgttttaaattcatttaTTTCATTCTTACTAACATAAATAGTGATGTATTTCCCAAGCTTTTGCTCTAGTGCAAATTAAATAACTCCTTATATCAAGACAAAGTAGGCAGAATGTTGATATAACGGCTCCACACAGGTTAACACATTTGGGGACATATTCCCGAGTCATTTACCACTGTGCTAAGTTCAGAtgttgtttgctttaaataaataactccCGAGGTTAGTTTAGCACACCTCAGTTGTTTCTTTTCTGTAACTCTAGCCGTTCGTATTTCGTTTTACAATGACATGGTGCCTGATGGTGCAAACTGTGTCACAgtggtaaatgtatttaatatcacTTGCTTTATTTCACTCGTGGAGCACACGTTGCACTAGAACTAACCCGTAATAAATTAAGCCCATACACTCTTAAAACGAAATGTTTAAGAACTAAACATACATCTTATGGAACGCactataaacacattttaagacTACAGGCCTACTTGAGAAGCACGAAAAACAAGTGTCTCCAAAATAAACATTGGTGTAAAAGTATATACATACTTAAATATGCTCAGAATCTGACACATGCATGTTCTTAAATAGTATCGGTTATAGTTATGCATTATTTAAAGCTCTTAAACTGATCATGAACTCTGTTACATATTCATTTTgataacttttttaaatgttaaaatgtatattacatAACATATTATATTCTACAATAGTGTGTTATCTAAACTTTTAAAACTATTGTCCGTAATGGAACACACTTTGTTGTTCgtgaggtttatttatttatagtgtaTTAGAACTTATTTAATACCggtatttcattttttcattgaTAACTTTAAAACGAAGTCTTTGGTAAACATGATGCATTTTAAAAGGAGTAAAAATAATTCATTTATATTTCGAAGGAGTAATTTATACTGGAGTTACAAAGGAAGCATTAGGAGAGGTGAGACAATTttgcaagaatatatatatatatatatatatatatatatatatatatatatatatatatatatatatatatatatatatatatatatatatatactaattaaTTAATAGACAACGAGGAAGGCGTTCACTGCGTTGTGGGCATTGTTAAATAAAGCGATTCCATTCCATGCTTCATAATAACGGGTTCCATGTATGTGCGTGGATAGGTATGGCTGTATGTTCTCTACACAAACATTCATTTGTCGGTGTGCCAGCGAGCTTGATTTTACTGGCTCTGTTAAATGAGTTGCACCGTTATCCCAGccagattattatttgtttatttagcagacgcctttatccaaggcgacttacagagactagggtgtgtgaactatgcatcagctgcagagtcacttacaactacgatACAACAACACCttacaacaaaaacatttttggaaaatgtatttttattttgtttcagttttacagTTCAATAATATCATCAAAATGATGTACAACGTGCCTTCTTACGAAGAATCTATAATAACTGCTGTGCCAAGCATTCCTCTAAAATACACTTCATTtacatgcaaaaaataataattagaaaaaataattggcagcAACCGATCCATTAAATAATGGAAGTTGCTGCCTTAAGTACTGTAGCACATAACATGGTTCTCAGAGCTGGGCTCACCAGGGGCGCCAGCATTCTGATTTAGTATATATAACGTCTCTAAGCAGTAGCAGATCGGGACCCTGGCTCGACTTTGACGCATCGGCATTCTGATTCACAGATGGTCGCACAATGTTGTCAGCGTTTCCATTCATGTTTGCAGGAGTGTTCTGGTGCATGGCTGGAGTTGAAACGCGGCTTGCCTGTTTTCTTTCTAAAAAGTCCGAAGAAATGATATTGCGTTTCACTGCTGGGCGGTGGTTTTGTGGTTGAGGATAAAGAGACGGAGAAAAGCTGGCTTCTTGTCCTGGTCTGTTACTGGCGCTGTCCAGCGTACAGCGGCGAGGTTCCTTGGGCGCGAGGGGTCTGGCGAGCTGGCTGTGTAATTCTAAACGCAGCTCCTGGCTTCTCAGCAGAAACTG
Encoded proteins:
- the LOC131698966 gene encoding transcription factor HES-3-like; amino-acid sequence: MHSDSRSTARQQASMERKISKPLMEKKRRARINNSLEQLKSLLESRYPKISKRKLEKADILELTVKCLKHLQNSHQDATFTKQQNLFHAGFQCCADRMDQFLLRSQELRLELHSQLARPLAPKEPRRCTLDSASNRPGQEASFSPSLYPQPQNHRPAVKRNIISSDFLERKQASRVSTPAMHQNTPANMNGNADNIVRPSVNQNADASKSSQGPDLLLLRDVIYTKSECWRPW